Within the Deltaproteobacteria bacterium genome, the region TCTCCGCGAAAAACCACAGCATCACTCTCGGGTGTTGCATGTTGAGTCAAGCTTTGGAGCCATGCAGGCCCCACATAACCTAGATCACAAGGACAGATAAAAGCCCATGGTTCGTTTCCTTGATGCCTTAATGCGGCGTCGATCCCGCCTAAAGGACCCAGAGCAGGCAAACGGTCTGCGATGACCGAATCGCTAAAGCCTTTGTATCGGCTAAGGCTCTCGGCAACGTACGTAATACTGCGGCATTGAGGCCTTATCAGCCCGGCTGTTCGTTCTAACAGAGTTTGCCCATCGAGCATGGCCAAGGCTTTATCGCCTTCACCAAACCTAAGACTCTTTCCGCCAGCCAAGATATAAGCATCTGGTTGCATGGCAGAGCCTAGCCCAAAGCCTCAGACAAGATCAAAAACGGGAGAGTCGAAAGAGACATCAGTGAAAAGTCTTGTAGGCGAGATGTCGGCTCACAGGTGCCACCTTTGAGCACCATTGTTTCCAGAGGTGCCGGTAGGCTGTTTCTAAATTTTGAACAAACCATGAGGCCTGGAATGTGGGGCGTTGGCGTAGGTTGCCTCGAAGAGACATTCTTAACTTTGCCAATTCTTCCAAATCCTCGGAGAGTCTAAAAGCGGCCTGAACATAGGATTCAGAGTCAGTGGTGACGAGTCGTTTGAGACCCGCGGTGGTGGGATAAACAACCGAGACGCGACTCGAAAAGGTTTCTCCATGAAGCAAGACAACAGGAACCCCATGCCACATGGCTTCAGCCGTAAAGAGATCATCAGAGTTAGGGAATGGGTCTAGGCCTATGTCGATTTTCGAGTAGAGA harbors:
- a CDS encoding molybdenum cofactor guanylyltransferase → MQPDAYILAGGKSLRFGEGDKALAMLDGQTLLERTAGLIRPQCRSITYVAESLSRYKGFSDSVIADRLPALGPLGGIDAALRHQGNEPWAFICPCDLGYVGPAWLQSLTQHATPESDAVVFRGERFEPLFTLYHRRILPLVEEHIHEQKLAPHHLFPKINSVILPLPPNWPTEPSFNTRESLEAFKDKA